In the genome of Streptomyces fagopyri, the window GATATCTGCTGCTGGGACGCCGGATGGGCCGGGCGGTGCATCCGCGCCGCCGCTTCCGCGACCGGCGCGGCACCGAGGAGGCCTGAGCACCCCCTACGTTCTGGTCCGGACCAAAGTATTGACACCCCCTTACCTCACTCCTTAAATCAAGAGGCGAAGCACGCACCCCCCACCTCAGTCGGCACCCTCCTCCCCAGGAGTGCCGTACGGAAGGGAGAGTCTTGAACTCCCCACGCCTGCTCCGCAGATGCCTCTTGGCAGTGCTGTCCGCAGCACTCGTCACCGCGGCCGCCGTCGTTCCCGCCCAGGCGGATCCACCGACGGCGGTCGCGGCCGTCACCACCTTCTCCGACACGTTCGACGGCCCCGCCGGTGCCGCCGTCGACTCCTCGAAGTGGCAGGTCGAGACCGGGGACAACGTCAACAACCACGAGCGGCAGTACTACACGTCCGGCAACAACAACGCGAAGCTGGACGGCCAGGGCAACCTGGTGATCACGGCCCGCCGCGAGAACCCGGGCAACTACCAGTGCTGGTACGGGCGTTGCGAGTACACCTCGGCCCGGATGAACACCTCCGGCAAGTTCACCGGCACCTACGGCCATGTCGAGGCGCGGATGAAGATCCCGCGCGGGCAGGGCATGTGGCCCGCCTTCTGGATGCTCGGCACACCGGTCAACTGGCCCGACTCGGGCGAGATCGACATCATGGAGAACGTCGGCTTCGAACCCTCGACCGTGCACGGCACCATCCACGGGCCCGGGTACTCGGGATCCGGGGGCATCGGCGCCGGCTACACCCTGCCGGGCGGCCAGGCCTTCGCCGACGCCTTCCACACCTTCGCCATCGACTGGGCCCCCGACTCGATCAGCTGGTCGGTGGACGGCACGGTCTACCAGCGGCGCACGCCCGCCGATCTGGGCGGCCGGACCTGGGTGTTCAACAAGCCGTTCTTCATGATCCTCAACCTCGCGGTCGGCGGCTACTGGCCGGGCGACCCCGACGGCTCCACCTCCTTCCCGCAGCAGTTGGTGGTGGACGAGGTGAAGGTGACGACCAGCGACAGTTCCGGTTCCACCGGCGGCCCGATCACCGGTCTCGCCGGCAAGTGCGTGGACGTGGCCGGGGCGAGCGCGGCCAACGGCACACCCGTACAGCTCTACGACTGCAACGGCACCACGGCCCAGCGCTGGACGGTCTCCTCCGACGGCACGATCCGGGCGCTGGGCAAGTGCCTGGACGTCACCGGAAACGGCACGGCGGACGGCTCGACCCTCCAGTTGTGGGACTGCACCGGCGGGCCCAACCAGAAGTGGGCCGTCAGCGCGGCCCACGACATCGTGAACCCGCAGGCCAACAAGTGTCTGGACGTGACGGGCAACAACTCGGCCAACGGCACCCGGCTGCAGATCTGGACGTGCTCGGGCGGCGCCAACCAGAAGTGGTCCGTGAGCTGAGATTCCGCCTCGGGGGACGGGGGGACGGGGGGTCCGGTCGGGGCTGACA includes:
- a CDS encoding ricin-type beta-trefoil lectin domain protein codes for the protein MNSPRLLRRCLLAVLSAALVTAAAVVPAQADPPTAVAAVTTFSDTFDGPAGAAVDSSKWQVETGDNVNNHERQYYTSGNNNAKLDGQGNLVITARRENPGNYQCWYGRCEYTSARMNTSGKFTGTYGHVEARMKIPRGQGMWPAFWMLGTPVNWPDSGEIDIMENVGFEPSTVHGTIHGPGYSGSGGIGAGYTLPGGQAFADAFHTFAIDWAPDSISWSVDGTVYQRRTPADLGGRTWVFNKPFFMILNLAVGGYWPGDPDGSTSFPQQLVVDEVKVTTSDSSGSTGGPITGLAGKCVDVAGASAANGTPVQLYDCNGTTAQRWTVSSDGTIRALGKCLDVTGNGTADGSTLQLWDCTGGPNQKWAVSAAHDIVNPQANKCLDVTGNNSANGTRLQIWTCSGGANQKWSVS